A genome region from Rhizobium favelukesii includes the following:
- a CDS encoding ABC transporter permease, which translates to MTTIEDGALAQQAETPETPSIDRQKGTASAILRSGAVFILLCLMLVGFAIAEPAFITLGNLMSILQAVSVVAILGAGVTVTLAVGGFDLSIGAVAASSVMAASYAMIVWHLDSFATVPLVLAFGAAIGLLNAFLIVRLRVPDLLATLAVMFLLSGLQLIPTGGRSISAGFVLPNGSKATGAYDAAFLLIGRYSLFGTLPVSVMLMIVVAIVLFVLTERTRIGRLLFATGGNEVATRLAGASTPRLKTLAYVISGALASLGGIVIAARVGRGDVSSGGSLLMDSVAAALIGFAVLNLRRPNVLGTVVGAVFIGVLLNGLTMLNAPYYTQDFVKGAVLVGALALTYGLGRNVDR; encoded by the coding sequence ATGACCACGATCGAGGATGGGGCTCTCGCGCAACAGGCCGAAACGCCGGAGACCCCGAGCATTGACCGCCAGAAAGGAACCGCGAGCGCAATCCTTCGTTCAGGGGCCGTCTTCATCCTGCTCTGCCTGATGCTCGTTGGCTTTGCCATTGCCGAGCCGGCCTTCATCACTCTCGGCAATCTGATGAGCATCCTGCAGGCCGTGTCCGTCGTTGCCATTCTTGGTGCGGGCGTTACGGTGACACTCGCCGTCGGCGGTTTCGATCTCTCGATTGGCGCCGTCGCCGCCTCCAGCGTCATGGCCGCAAGCTATGCGATGATCGTCTGGCATCTTGATTCCTTTGCGACAGTGCCGCTGGTTCTGGCCTTCGGCGCCGCGATCGGGCTTCTCAATGCTTTCCTGATCGTACGTCTGCGCGTGCCTGATCTGCTGGCGACACTCGCCGTTATGTTCCTGCTTTCGGGACTCCAGCTCATTCCAACGGGAGGGCGTTCGATTTCCGCGGGCTTCGTCCTGCCGAATGGCTCCAAGGCGACAGGCGCCTATGATGCGGCCTTCCTCCTCATCGGCCGCTACAGCCTCTTCGGCACGCTCCCGGTTTCCGTCATGCTGATGATCGTCGTTGCCATCGTCCTTTTCGTCCTGACCGAGCGCACGCGTATCGGCCGGCTGCTGTTTGCAACGGGTGGTAACGAGGTCGCTACGCGGCTTGCTGGAGCATCCACGCCGCGCTTGAAGACCCTTGCTTACGTCATATCCGGAGCGCTTGCCTCCCTCGGTGGCATCGTCATCGCAGCCCGGGTTGGACGTGGCGACGTCTCGTCGGGCGGCTCTTTGCTGATGGATTCGGTTGCGGCCGCGCTGATCGGCTTTGCCGTTCTCAATCTGCGCCGCCCGAACGTGCTCGGCACCGTCGTCGGCGCCGTCTTCATCGGCGTCCTTCTCAACGGTCTCACCATGCTGAATGCTCCCTACTACACGCAGGACTTCGTCAAGGGTGCCGTTTTAGTCGGAGCGCTTGCCCTCACCTACGGGCTCGGCCGCAACGTCGATCGCTGA
- a CDS encoding sugar ABC transporter ATP-binding protein, producing the protein MPLLHVENLTRSFGSTRALAGAHLLIKPGEIVALMGANGAGKSTLVKILSGVLEADGGTMRLDDRPFTPRTPSEAAKAGIATVHQSTDIVGAAGLTVADALLLHRFAERSTPFFVSRRSIRREAKAMLDAIGFSLALDRDFGDLSAADRQLVAIARALANRADLLILDEPTASLSGDETRRLFDILLRLRAEGLAILYISHRTADLEAIADRAVVMRGGRVVGSFKRPIDFPSAIETMIGRRLDAARPDARLATGPAVFEMRNAQLVPASDPFDLLLREGEVVAVTGVLGAGKSRLLSAIFGVARLAGGEMLLGGRPHRPKSPADAIAAGVAMAAEDRHRSSLMPPAWPGNSLAATISLPHLAKWYRNGFLFGGRERREASDAIARLGIKTAGPLASIWTLSGGNQQKAVIARWEAEPSRLLLLDEPFQGVDVGARRDIIEAIRARTDRATLIATSDPEEAHEVADRILTIDRHTLRPVATDAVSSAIQGTYA; encoded by the coding sequence ATGCCGCTTCTTCATGTTGAAAATCTCACCCGCAGCTTCGGCTCGACCCGCGCACTTGCCGGCGCACATCTGTTGATTAAACCCGGAGAAATCGTTGCCCTCATGGGCGCAAACGGCGCCGGCAAATCGACGCTGGTCAAGATCCTTTCGGGCGTGCTGGAAGCCGATGGCGGCACGATGAGGCTGGATGATCGCCCCTTCACCCCAAGGACACCCTCCGAGGCGGCAAAGGCCGGCATCGCGACAGTGCATCAATCGACCGATATCGTCGGTGCTGCCGGTCTGACGGTGGCGGACGCCCTGCTCCTCCACCGCTTTGCCGAGCGCAGCACGCCTTTCTTCGTCTCGCGCAGGAGCATCCGCCGCGAGGCAAAGGCCATGCTCGACGCCATTGGTTTTTCGCTCGCGCTCGATCGAGATTTCGGCGATCTATCCGCCGCCGACCGGCAACTGGTCGCGATCGCCCGCGCGCTGGCCAACAGAGCCGATCTCTTAATCCTCGACGAGCCGACGGCGAGCCTTTCAGGCGACGAAACCCGTCGGCTCTTCGATATTTTGCTGCGCCTGCGCGCCGAGGGGCTTGCTATCCTTTACATATCGCACCGGACGGCGGACCTCGAGGCCATCGCCGATCGCGCCGTCGTCATGCGTGGCGGGCGCGTCGTCGGCAGCTTCAAAAGGCCAATCGATTTCCCGAGCGCGATCGAAACGATGATCGGCCGCAGGCTGGATGCCGCACGACCGGACGCACGACTGGCGACGGGGCCAGCAGTCTTCGAGATGCGAAACGCACAACTGGTGCCCGCGAGCGACCCTTTCGATCTGCTACTGCGTGAAGGCGAAGTCGTCGCCGTGACCGGGGTGCTCGGCGCCGGAAAGAGCAGGCTGCTTTCCGCGATCTTCGGCGTCGCACGCCTCGCCGGCGGCGAGATGTTGCTCGGCGGTCGACCGCACAGACCGAAATCTCCTGCCGACGCGATTGCCGCCGGCGTCGCCATGGCAGCGGAGGATCGCCATCGCTCCTCACTGATGCCGCCCGCCTGGCCGGGCAATTCGCTGGCTGCGACCATAAGCCTGCCGCATCTTGCCAAATGGTATCGCAACGGTTTCCTTTTCGGCGGCCGCGAAAGACGTGAGGCGAGCGACGCGATCGCCCGCCTTGGGATCAAGACCGCGGGGCCACTTGCCTCCATCTGGACGCTCTCGGGCGGCAACCAGCAGAAGGCGGTGATTGCGCGGTGGGAAGCGGAACCGAGCCGACTGCTCCTCCTCGACGAACCGTTCCAGGGCGTCGATGTCGGTGCACGCCGCGACATCATCGAGGCGATCCGCGCCCGCACCGACCGCGCCACATTGATCGCCACGTCCGATCCGGAGGAGGCCCACGAGGTCGCCGACCGCATCCTCACCATCGATCGCCACACGCTGCGACCGGTTGCGACCGATGCGGTCTCTTCCGCCATTCAGGGAACATATGCATGA
- a CDS encoding substrate-binding domain-containing protein translates to MKSLARLALSAAISLMFAQASFADGLAGAPAPFDKGGVKIALISYISAGDFFQAYQAGAEAQAKALDIDLRVFPGRQDAAEQREQVLQAINLGVSALVIDHGLPESLADVAQQALDKGIKVVAFDVNLNNPRIPQVEQSDHELAQLALDQAVKDNGASFNAAYVYVAGFAPLDRRNEVWDKFKSQNSGVVEKTRFGVVNDTTATSTADQAKAALSANPDATVVFAPYDEFARGVKLAANDLGIAGKLKIYSADVSTADIQEITEEGSPWVATVATNPAVVGAVSVRAAALQVAGEEVPPQIVVKPTLLTQESLRAAGVKTIEELAQKIPAFSTSDAATAHWIPDKLF, encoded by the coding sequence ATGAAATCTCTTGCACGGCTTGCTTTGAGCGCCGCCATCTCATTGATGTTTGCCCAGGCCTCCTTCGCCGACGGCCTTGCCGGTGCACCCGCTCCCTTCGACAAGGGGGGCGTCAAGATAGCGCTGATCAGCTATATTTCCGCCGGCGACTTCTTCCAGGCCTACCAGGCCGGCGCTGAAGCACAGGCCAAAGCGCTCGACATCGACCTGCGGGTCTTCCCCGGCCGTCAGGATGCGGCAGAGCAGCGCGAGCAGGTGCTGCAGGCGATCAATCTTGGCGTATCCGCTCTCGTGATCGACCACGGTCTGCCGGAATCGCTCGCCGATGTGGCGCAGCAGGCGCTGGACAAGGGCATCAAGGTTGTTGCGTTCGACGTGAACCTCAACAATCCGAGAATTCCCCAGGTGGAACAGAGCGACCACGAGCTCGCCCAGCTTGCGCTCGATCAAGCGGTGAAGGACAACGGTGCGAGCTTCAATGCCGCCTATGTCTATGTTGCAGGCTTTGCGCCTCTCGATCGGCGCAACGAGGTCTGGGACAAGTTCAAGTCACAGAATTCGGGCGTCGTGGAGAAGACGCGCTTCGGCGTCGTCAACGACACGACGGCAACCTCGACGGCCGATCAGGCGAAGGCGGCCCTGAGCGCCAATCCGGACGCCACCGTCGTCTTTGCGCCCTATGACGAGTTCGCCCGCGGCGTGAAGCTTGCCGCAAACGATCTCGGCATCGCCGGGAAGCTGAAGATCTATTCGGCCGACGTTTCGACAGCCGACATTCAGGAAATCACCGAGGAAGGAAGCCCGTGGGTGGCGACGGTTGCAACGAACCCGGCCGTTGTCGGCGCAGTGTCCGTGCGTGCGGCAGCGCTCCAGGTGGCTGGTGAGGAGGTGCCCCCACAGATCGTCGTCAAGCCGACGCTCCTGACCCAGGAAAGCCTGCGGGCGGCAGGCGTCAAGACGATCGAGGAATTGGCGCAGAAGATCCCGGCCTTCAGCACGAGCGACGCGGCGACCGCACACTGGATCCCGGACAAGCTTTTTTGA
- a CDS encoding sugar ABC transporter substrate-binding protein, translating into MNEGRGPGFGRREILKLAAVAGATFAGTGVSAGGQASAADDGLSLKGKRVAISATGTDHYFDLQVYNAQIEEVKRLGGEPIAVDAGRNDGKLIAQLQTLVAQKPDALVQILGTLSVIDPWLKKARDAGIPVLTVDVGSTNSINNTTSDNWDIGKDLALQLVSDIGGEGNIVVFNGFYGVTPCAIRYDQLVNVIKYFPKAKILQPELRDVIPNTVQDAFTQITAILNKYPDKGSIKAVWSAWDIPQLGATQAIAAAGRNEIRTYGVDGSPEVLQLVADPNSPAGADAAQQPAEIGRVAVRNVARLLAGQSLPRETYVPALLANKDNVGEIIKKLGIG; encoded by the coding sequence ATGAATGAGGGACGTGGACCGGGCTTCGGGCGCCGGGAGATCTTGAAGCTCGCGGCGGTCGCCGGGGCGACATTTGCAGGGACAGGCGTCTCCGCCGGCGGACAGGCAAGTGCCGCAGACGACGGTCTTTCACTGAAGGGCAAGCGCGTCGCGATCAGCGCCACGGGCACCGACCACTATTTCGACCTTCAGGTTTATAACGCCCAGATCGAAGAGGTGAAGCGGCTGGGCGGCGAGCCGATTGCGGTCGATGCCGGCCGCAATGACGGCAAGCTGATCGCCCAGCTCCAGACGCTCGTCGCCCAGAAGCCGGACGCCCTCGTACAGATCCTCGGCACACTCAGCGTCATCGATCCCTGGCTTAAGAAAGCTCGCGACGCAGGCATTCCCGTCCTGACCGTCGACGTCGGTTCGACCAACTCGATCAACAATACGACCTCCGACAACTGGGACATCGGCAAAGACCTCGCCCTGCAGCTCGTCTCCGACATCGGAGGCGAAGGCAACATCGTCGTCTTCAACGGCTTTTATGGCGTAACACCCTGCGCAATCCGCTATGACCAGCTCGTCAACGTCATCAAATACTTCCCGAAGGCGAAAATCCTTCAGCCGGAGCTGCGCGACGTCATCCCCAATACGGTTCAGGACGCGTTCACGCAGATCACCGCGATCCTCAACAAGTATCCGGACAAGGGCTCGATCAAGGCCGTCTGGTCGGCCTGGGATATCCCGCAGCTCGGCGCCACCCAGGCGATCGCCGCAGCCGGCCGCAACGAAATCCGCACCTATGGCGTCGATGGCAGCCCGGAAGTTCTCCAGCTCGTTGCCGATCCGAACTCCCCTGCAGGCGCAGATGCAGCCCAGCAGCCGGCCGAGATCGGCCGGGTCGCGGTTCGCAACGTTGCCAGGCTTCTCGCCGGCCAGAGCCTGCCGCGCGAAACCTATGTACCGGCACTCCTCGCGAACAAGGACAATGTTGGCGAGATCATCAAGAAGCTCGGTATCGGCTGA
- a CDS encoding sugar ABC transporter ATP-binding protein: MTASAIAQTIENDEYIIRLDHVVKHFGGAQALAGAALAVRRGTVHGLVGQNGAGKSTLIKILAGLHTPDEGLIEIESKPYDRLTPHLCEALGIHFIHQDRLLVPTFTIGEALFLGREARVAGTPFLNRRAMQRRAEEILANYFGVELPKDALIGELSTAERQIVQITRALLHQPKVLVFDEPTAALVRREAEILFRLIRRLCSEGVTIIYISHYLNEIEELCDHVTVLRNGVDVACLEISQTSAKAIASLMIERDITEMFPKRQVELGEEVLKVQALSAPNRFNNISFSLRRGEVLGITGLLGSGAKDIVRTLFGLQQAASGVIEIAGKTAQPRNPVQAVDRQLGLVPEDRRGHGVGLDLSLSENITLSSLARYTRFGFLEGRRERADTDDLIKRLQIKTAGRDTLVRTLSGGNQQKVAIAKWLSRQSEIYLLDEPTVGVDIGSKVEIYSLIGELAARGAGVIVLSSDLPELVGMTDRILVFFRGHVIRELVSSKTTTDEVLAASTGASEGLRHVG; this comes from the coding sequence ATGACCGCATCCGCCATCGCGCAAACAATCGAGAATGACGAGTACATCATTCGCCTCGACCATGTCGTGAAGCACTTCGGAGGCGCGCAGGCGCTTGCCGGCGCCGCGCTTGCCGTTCGCCGCGGCACCGTGCACGGGCTTGTCGGACAGAACGGAGCCGGTAAGTCGACGCTCATCAAGATTCTTGCCGGCCTGCACACGCCGGACGAGGGGCTGATCGAGATCGAAAGCAAGCCATACGATCGGCTGACGCCGCATCTGTGCGAGGCACTCGGCATTCATTTCATCCATCAGGATCGGCTGCTGGTACCCACCTTCACGATCGGAGAAGCCCTGTTTCTCGGACGGGAGGCCCGCGTAGCCGGTACACCGTTTCTCAATCGCCGCGCCATGCAGCGGCGCGCGGAAGAAATTCTCGCCAACTATTTTGGCGTGGAGCTGCCCAAGGATGCCTTGATCGGCGAGCTTTCCACCGCCGAGCGCCAGATCGTCCAGATCACCCGCGCACTGCTTCATCAGCCCAAAGTGCTGGTCTTCGATGAGCCAACTGCGGCACTTGTCCGTCGTGAGGCCGAAATTCTCTTCCGCCTGATCCGCCGCCTTTGCAGCGAGGGCGTGACCATCATCTACATCTCCCATTATCTGAACGAGATCGAGGAACTGTGCGACCATGTGACGGTGTTGCGCAACGGCGTCGATGTTGCCTGCCTGGAGATCAGCCAGACGTCTGCAAAGGCGATCGCCAGCCTGATGATCGAGCGCGACATCACCGAGATGTTCCCGAAACGCCAGGTAGAGCTCGGCGAGGAAGTTCTTAAAGTCCAAGCCCTTTCGGCACCGAACCGCTTCAACAACATCAGCTTTTCGCTGCGCCGCGGAGAGGTCCTCGGCATCACCGGGCTGCTGGGTTCGGGGGCCAAGGACATTGTGCGCACGCTCTTCGGACTTCAGCAGGCGGCATCCGGTGTGATCGAGATCGCGGGCAAGACGGCGCAACCGCGCAATCCCGTGCAGGCGGTCGACCGGCAGCTTGGGCTGGTGCCTGAGGACCGGCGCGGCCATGGCGTCGGCCTTGATCTCAGCCTAAGCGAAAACATCACCCTATCGAGCCTTGCCCGATATACGCGCTTCGGATTCCTGGAGGGAAGACGTGAGCGCGCCGATACCGACGACCTCATCAAGCGCCTGCAGATCAAGACCGCGGGCCGCGACACGCTGGTTCGCACGCTGTCCGGCGGCAATCAGCAGAAGGTGGCGATAGCCAAGTGGCTTAGCCGCCAATCGGAGATCTACCTTCTCGACGAACCGACCGTTGGGGTCGACATCGGCTCCAAGGTCGAGATCTACTCGCTGATCGGCGAGCTAGCTGCTCGTGGTGCCGGCGTCATCGTGCTCTCGTCGGATCTACCCGAGCTTGTAGGCATGACCGACCGCATTCTCGTGTTTTTCCGCGGCCACGTGATCCGCGAGCTCGTCTCCTCGAAGACCACAACGGATGAAGTGCTGGCGGCCTCGACCGGCGCTTCGGAAGGATTGCGCCATGTCGGCTGA
- a CDS encoding ABC transporter permease: protein MSADVQFASLPAASTRHLPRVRAGKGRVAASALRVGSLLAFASILVVFSLTAPYFLTIGNIGNVLGQSAIAGVLAIGLTIVLIAGGSNVVTGGIDLSLAANMGLSAATYATLIQLGYGDLTAAGGALFTGLAIGAVNAAAVVFAGIVPLLATLAVMNVVAGLELVLTQNTVVPASTDFLTAMSASDGFGIPVLAYVLMGFTALAAAIVQYTPLGLRLYAAGEFPDAARAAGLPLKRLLAGAFVVSGLCGGFAGILSVSYLSGSTTGSGEMLLPVVVIALLGSVFSRRLVPTITGTLVSALFVGFLINGFQLLNLPSTLVSGVQGLLILIVVSATTLLRKREI, encoded by the coding sequence ATGTCGGCTGACGTCCAGTTTGCCTCCCTCCCCGCTGCTTCGACCAGGCATTTGCCCCGGGTAAGGGCTGGTAAGGGCAGGGTCGCAGCTTCGGCGCTCCGCGTCGGTTCGCTGCTCGCCTTTGCGTCGATTCTCGTCGTGTTCTCGCTTACCGCCCCCTATTTCCTGACGATTGGCAATATCGGCAATGTCCTTGGCCAATCGGCCATCGCAGGCGTCCTGGCGATCGGCCTCACAATCGTGCTCATCGCCGGTGGATCGAACGTCGTCACCGGCGGCATCGATCTGTCGCTTGCCGCCAATATGGGGCTCAGCGCTGCGACCTATGCGACGCTGATCCAGCTCGGATACGGCGATCTCACCGCAGCAGGCGGCGCGCTTTTCACGGGACTTGCAATCGGCGCGGTCAATGCGGCAGCCGTGGTCTTTGCCGGCATCGTGCCTCTCCTGGCAACGCTTGCCGTCATGAACGTTGTCGCCGGCCTCGAGCTGGTCCTGACCCAGAACACCGTCGTCCCCGCCTCGACGGATTTCCTGACCGCGATGTCGGCGTCCGACGGCTTCGGCATTCCAGTCCTTGCCTATGTCCTGATGGGCTTCACCGCGCTTGCAGCGGCGATCGTCCAATACACCCCGCTGGGACTGAGACTTTATGCCGCCGGCGAGTTCCCGGATGCAGCCCGTGCCGCAGGCCTGCCGCTCAAGCGGTTGCTTGCGGGAGCCTTCGTCGTCAGCGGTCTGTGCGGCGGCTTCGCCGGCATTCTCTCCGTCTCCTATCTCAGTGGCAGCACCACCGGTTCGGGCGAGATGTTGCTGCCGGTCGTCGTCATTGCGCTGCTTGGCTCGGTCTTCTCGCGCCGCCTCGTTCCGACGATCACCGGAACACTGGTTTCCGCTCTCTTCGTCGGCTTCCTCATCAATGGCTTCCAGCTTCTGAACCTGCCGAGCACGCTCGTCAGCGGCGTCCAGGGTCTCCTGATCCTGATCGTCGTCTCGGCCACGACGCTGTTGCGTAAACGGGAGATCTGA
- a CDS encoding ABC transporter permease yields MSASTFAGRYAAGLARYGLILALVVVFSIFSAAAPTFPTLGNLQGILVNNFTLLAIVSIAMTLTVSAGGIDLSVGTAVDFASFAFVSLVLTGEPIAVALLGGLAAGAVVGAFNAILISAIGVSPFLATLGTLFIGRSIQQLLTNGGNPVYLPPAGVPEAFRFLGHGVIAGVPVPLLIAALIIAGVSVLLSRTRFGRVVLSIGIQPSVVRYSGVGRGPHVAATFILAGIIAAVAGIILTATVTVYIPSSGNAFLLSAIGATFIGTTFSPLGRPNVAGTVLGVLLLSIVANGLLLTGLNFYWQQVATGTLIFAVLAFSFINRKAADA; encoded by the coding sequence ATGTCCGCCTCGACATTTGCCGGGCGATACGCCGCAGGCTTGGCTAGATACGGCCTCATACTGGCCCTCGTCGTCGTCTTCTCGATCTTCTCAGCAGCCGCACCGACCTTCCCCACTTTGGGCAACCTGCAGGGCATTCTGGTCAACAATTTCACCTTGCTCGCGATCGTCTCGATCGCCATGACCCTGACGGTTTCGGCCGGCGGCATCGATCTTTCGGTCGGCACCGCGGTGGACTTCGCAAGCTTCGCCTTCGTTTCCCTCGTACTTACCGGCGAGCCGATCGCCGTTGCACTTCTGGGCGGGCTCGCGGCAGGTGCCGTCGTCGGTGCCTTCAATGCCATCCTGATCTCGGCGATCGGCGTGTCGCCGTTTCTGGCAACGCTCGGCACCTTGTTCATCGGGCGCAGCATCCAGCAGCTTCTGACGAACGGCGGCAATCCGGTCTACCTGCCGCCCGCGGGCGTGCCGGAGGCCTTCCGTTTTCTGGGGCACGGGGTTATCGCGGGCGTGCCGGTGCCACTCTTGATCGCCGCTCTCATCATTGCCGGCGTCTCGGTGCTCCTTTCCCGGACGCGGTTCGGCCGTGTCGTGCTTTCGATCGGCATTCAGCCAAGCGTCGTACGCTATTCAGGGGTCGGCCGTGGCCCTCATGTTGCCGCGACCTTCATCCTCGCCGGGATCATCGCGGCGGTCGCGGGCATCATCCTGACGGCAACCGTCACGGTCTATATCCCCTCTTCCGGCAATGCCTTTCTGCTGAGTGCGATCGGCGCCACCTTCATCGGCACGACATTCTCGCCGCTCGGGCGCCCGAATGTCGCCGGCACCGTCCTCGGCGTCCTGCTCCTCAGCATCGTTGCCAACGGACTGCTTCTGACAGGCCTCAATTTTTACTGGCAGCAGGTTGCCACCGGCACCCTCATATTCGCGGTGCTGGCCTTCAGCTTCATCAACAGGAAAGCGGCCGACGCCTGA